A genome region from Setaria italica strain Yugu1 chromosome III, Setaria_italica_v2.0, whole genome shotgun sequence includes the following:
- the LOC101769164 gene encoding serine carboxypeptidase-like 11, whose protein sequence is MRRPLMAILLVFLLCLFNIASAAERNLVDSLPGYEGALPFRLETGYVNVDEKNGAELFYYFIESEDDPRRDPLLLWLTGGDHCTVFSGLAFEIGPVKFIREPYNGSVPRLKYNPYSWTKAANIIFVDSPVGAGFSFSQDTKGYAVGDVSSSLQLKIFLYKWFEGHPDFLANPFYVGGDSYGGKIVPYLVQKITEDIEAQVRPALNLKGYLVGNPVTGESIDTDSRVPYAHGFGIISDQLYEATLEHCKGESYSNPTNMICDQLLKRVHELLGECSKPHILYKKCFYVSPGQNDESPRRIILKKEIGGLKRPPPRPPMDCQNYVNYLSYFWANSMATRDALGIKKGSKDEWVRCHDGDLPYSKDIKSSIKYHRNVTLKGYRALVYSGDHDSVIPFLGTQAWVRSLNFPIVDEWRAWHVYGQSAGFSIVYSNNLTFATVKGGGHTAPEYQPERCLAMFKRWISNKPL, encoded by the exons ATGCGGCGGCCTCTCATGGCCATTCtgctcgtcttcctcctctgcctcttcAACATCGCGTCCGCCGCGGAGCGGAACCTTGTAGATAGCCTCCCGGGATACGAGGGTGCTCTCCCTTTCCGCCTGGAAACAGG GTACGTGAACGTGGACGAGAAGAATGGGGCGGAGCTGTTCTACTACTTCATCGAGTCGGAGGATGATCCCCGCCGTGACCCGCTCCTCCTCTggctcaccggcggcgaccACTGTACCGTCTTCAGTGGCCTCGCCTTTGAGATTG GCCCAGTCAAATTCATCAGGGAGCCCTACAATGGCAGCGTGCCTCGGCTGAAGTACAATCCGTACTCTTGGACAAAGGCTGCAAACATCATATTTGTCGATTCACCCGTCGGCGCCGGATTCTCCTTCTCACAAGATACCAAGGGCTACGCTGTTGGGGATGTATCGTCGTCTCTGCAGCTCAAAATATTTCTATACAAG TGGTTCGAAGGGCATCCGGATTTCCTTGCGAACCCTTTCTATGTTGGAGGGGATTCCTACGGGGGAAAGATTGTACCATATCTTGTGCAGAAGATTACGGAAG ATATTGAAGCACAAGTCAGGCCTGCTCTTAACCTTAAG GGCTACCTAGTAGGAAACCCTGTTACAGGTGAGAGCATTGACACCGATTCCCGAGTGCCATATGCTCATGGATTTGGGATCATTTCAGACCAATTGTATGAG GCCACACTGGAGCACTGTAAAGGAGAGAGCTATAGcaacccgacaaatatgatttGTGATCAATTGCTAAAGAGAGTCCACGAA CTTCTGGGTGAATGTTCAAAGCCACACATTTTGTATAAAAAATGCTTTTATGTTTCTCCTGGACAAAACGATGAATCTCCAAGGAGAATCATACTGAAGAAGGAAATCGGAGGATTAAAACGTCCACCACCTCGCCCTCCAATGGATTGCCAG AACTACGTAAATTATCTGTCATACTTCTGGGCAAATAGCATGGCCACCCGAGATGCACTAGGTATCAAGAAG GGTAGCAAGGATGAGTGGGTGAGGTGCCACGATGGCGACCTACCATATTCGAAGGATATTAAGAGCAGCATAAAGTACCATCGAAATGTTACATTAAAAGGTTATCGTGCATTAGTTTACAG TGGGGACCATGATTCTGTCATACCGTTTCTTGGTACCCAGGCCTGGGTGAGATCACTCAACTTCCCTATTGTTGATGAGTGGAGGGCTTGGCATGTTTATGGCCAATCCGCAGG GTTCAGTATAGTCTATTCGAACAACTTGACCTTTGCTACTGTAAAG GGTGGAGGACACACTGCACCAGAGTACCAGCCGGAGAGATGCCTCGCCATGTTCAAGCGGTGGATTTCCAACAAGCCACTTTGA